The Clarias gariepinus isolate MV-2021 ecotype Netherlands chromosome 26, CGAR_prim_01v2, whole genome shotgun sequence sequence AATCCCTGAGCTCTCTTCCTGAGCGAGGCATCATCATGGGGAATGAGCTGCATATTTAGTGAGtataaaatacactttagtttcatgtaaaaacaaatacaattagTGTTCAAGtcgaactgtttttttttcttttttgattgtgcagaataacagaacacagttatgaaagttaaaaaactctctttatttcttaatttaatcccctgctacactaatgcacttatcccagggtttcacAAGTAAACTGGAgctatgatcagactgcctgcttcatgtctaaaacgctgggctcccagaaactcctttaatggcccaaacatgtggaaatggcttagaccgaggtcaggactgtacgggggatgggGCAATAACTCCtggccgagttcctgtaacgtgcaaatggtgttggtgaatgattggtGTACACTTCCCACAGACAAATGTGTCTCTTCTATAATTTGGTGACAGGTTATCCATCAATTTTTAAGAAACACGGATTCCACTCGCTAAATGTTCACGgggggctccgagccaccttggTTGGGATCGTCATTGGCAAACATACaggcttttttaaaatgtctgcaccgttcaaatattttactgtggctaagagtctcatcacagtatcgtgcttaaagtcttttgtaaatgtcaatctgtttTTACAGCTTCATTCATCAAAAATTTTATCATtagtcttggtttgacttgaacgcccttcgtaaaaaacaaaaaaaaaacaaagcattgtGTTTAATCAAAGACCTATCCATTTCTGTTGAAaccgtgtctgtgtgtgttgtagcTTCTTCACGTGTGAGGACGTGGCCtacctgagtgtgtgtatgtgcagtgTGTCCGCTGCTGTTGCCTTTAGCTTCCTAGAAGATGTTCGCTGGCAGTTCATGGCCAGCATCGACAGCTCGTCCGTGGCCCAGGCGTGCCGGCCGTACCCGTTCCTGGAGTTCGGTTAGTGTGCAGAAAGGTCTGAGCGATGCGCATCCTAAACCCACTCTAGCTCAAGTTTGTGTAAACctgaacaactttttttttatttattgtttctcaGATGGCGTGATCCAGAAGCTGCAGCAGCACTATAACCAGACGGGAGCTCCTGCTCTTGGAGTCACTCTGAGCACAGTGCAGGAGGAGCTGAACATCAGTCCTCCTCAAGTCCTCACCATGAACGAGATACAGCTCAGTAACGGAGTCGCGAACGGCCACGCCGACCAGACGGCCTCATCAGGTTTGTCCCTATGCTCTAATTTACACCAACGACATTGAGTAATGATATTCTAGCAAAATAATGatcaatgtatttttaaaaatgggtaAAATTATTTAGTAACGTATCGCAAATTATTTTGTGTGGCAAATCACACTGACTCcactgaatatttatttaaactatattttttattaatgtacgcttgtacagtatgtatttgagGAGGTGAAACGTCAcagttcctctatgatcctaAAGGTGGTGCTGTCTTAACATTACACACGTTATCAGGCAGTACAGGAGCGAATTATTCTCGAACCTGAAGCTGACGTTAAATACTTGTGGTAACACAACAAATATTTTGTgatacagaatcgcaatacaaattgaatcagcACTGggatatcgtgataatatcgtatcgggtgaTCCTTATAGATTccaattactattttttttttttattaattaaagaaaacttttgtgtgtgtgtagttatagGGAAATCTGTGAAAAGTTTGCAGACCAGCATatataatctaataaaaaaaatgcaaccttTCATAGAACAAAGAaatataaaccacaaaaaaagtctaaactcttttagttaaattttttagcAGGTAATGTCTCAGTTGCTGTTATTGCAAACGGATCGTCAGCAGTTGTGCAGCGTGATGTGGTTTAAAGGATGGAATGAACTGTACATCACGTTTGAAGTGTAATAACTAAACCGCAGGTCAGACTCAGAGGCTGGAGCCGGTGTCCGCTCCTGGAATCCTCTCGCTCATCCTCAACATCATGTGCGCTGCTCTCAACCTGATCCGGGGCGTCCACCTCATCGAGTACACCTTCCAGGTAAAGCCTTTCTGATTCCGATTTATTCAGCTTCATGTCAGTAATTTAGGAAACTTTTTAGAGCAACTATGagtaaaaaaagtacaaaaaccttaatCTTAGTGAGCGGGTGTGTTTGACTccattgctagggatgatgcagcaatttaaGGACTGTGttggttaataaaaataacctAATGATAATAGAACAGGCAGTAAAATCCTAATGTTTACATATGAAGAAATTGtagtttctgttataggctaaacaTCTTAAAGGtaacccacacatatggtttttacactcactcccgacattcgtttacactagtggcacAACTACGTTTCGTGGTCATTAgttaaatcactttaaataaatcacttttaagcacaagacactttaaatatgtggattgcacaaccctggacGTTACCATTTTTCTACCATTTTATAACtaaattccacacaaaaatgacaaatccatacctactttgtacagctgttttctttttgttttatatttcttcatatattttctatattgtgtatttttgttgtacagttaactttaattttatattttatttctttcctagttaaatttaccttttattttatttttcatatttatttcttattcatagtcttttattttaagctcacgagcagttgtctaagcattagCACtgagtatgtgacaaataaaatttgaatttgatttaatttaacagCCAAATGTTTAATATGCGCCTTCctttgaagcaaccaatttccacacagtagttactttatttaatttcttacatttatttactgtactgaTCTTATTACTTGTGATCCATTTCCAAATGGCTCACTTTTGATCAATTTACATGATtgtctatttaagttgcacttttggatggtatgtagccaacaatccaagagagatggaaggaagtaaaagaacaataaaaccatattgaacagaagagcagtgtttacttttagctttatggttagtgtttggagaatatttctactttttgccattttgtcctctgctatagaaactcttaagcctcttaaaagtcgtcctctctactcttaactctttttttaccttaggagctgtttttacggctaagatgtttcgtgaatcatttttatctttactaagattttgtcttaaatttaaggggaaattctaagaaaatgtcataattctaacgATTTTCTTAGAATCtcgtcactaggagcaacttttaggcttaagaagctttgtgaatacgggccctggtcattcagtacattcaggggTCCGATCGGCCCCAAAtttcagctgactttattttattgccagcATGACTATTTAACAAAGCTCTATTTTCTTATCTTGATGCAGCCCAGTCATTACACCCTTCTGAAATTGCGAACCTTtttagccaggcagtgtatttttttttttaagttttattattgtattttttttgtgtttaaaattttacCTTGAagtttaattctatttttagtccaattttttttatattagggTGTGGACAGTGTTGTAAAACCTTTCACTACATGTAATACCGTGtacttgtgtgtatgtgagaaaaaaaaatgaatttgaaaaatataaacataaaagactttatttaaGATAAGAAGGTcatttcacatattttttttcccacagtgcAAATTTCTGttgaacattatttattttctcattcctcccacaattttttttattaaatacattataaaacacgttttttcaaatattaaataaggtttcctttttttttggtttgtttttacagGACGATTATGATGGATTATGGAACGTCGTGGCATTTCTCGTGGCGTTCGTATGCTGTATTTGCCAGGTAACTCTCTTCTGTGTAACAAAAGCTAACCTCAGAGCCCGTATACACAAGGCtttttagaattctctcagagagctcctatcttagcttaaaaagtcctaacTGGGAGACCTAGacaaaaagtgatttaggaaactttttAGAGCAATTCtaagtaaggaaagtacaaaaacctttatcttagtgagggggtgtggtcgaccccgttgctagggataataaaattggttaataaaaaaaaaaatctgtaaaggtcttaaatGCGCTccttgtgaaaatagaatatatgcTAATAGAATAGACAGTGATACatcatgtttgtatataaagaaattgtataatcatgaatgCAGGCTTCTTTAGgctaaataaaatgaagttaatttctacttttaaatcaaccaatttccatgcagtagttactatatttaagttcttacttttatttaccaaactgattttattacttgtgatcCATTTCAGATTAAtcggagcaaaatggctcagcttttaccaatttacatgatttataCTGTTTTGTcaaaacagtataaacaagaaAACGAGTTTGGatagaagagcagtgtttacttttacgtttagtgtttggagaatatttctactttatgccattttgtcctctgctatagaaactcttaaaggtcctacacattatatttttcattaaattttaatatgatctttagggtcctaatgaaaagtttgtattatacgttaattaaaaattcaaaaggattgtgtaaaaaaaacactacttttacctggtaaaaactagctctgttctcagcaacctgtttcagtacatgctaatttaaatgctcatgacctctgctgagcccgcccccaaCCCGTTCTGTGGGGCatgacacgtggggtatagcgacggaagtgtagtccagtgcgggcaatgctttggactgcattacccacaaagcattgccacaacgcagtgctttgtgggtaatgcagtccaaactggaaaactatggattatagagcccgagcctgttttcttcagtcgtttttggtttgatttaagtacggaacctacgcggaagtttgtaatatcgcctgacaacgcagaaattaaaagaatggacatgcatcgacccgtttgtctttctcatcactgcatgtgcatgaattaacgggctgttgcgctgccgcgagcaacaacaacaaaagcggagaaacttactgagagagatacggacgcgatgtgtttactgatgtgtttacatgacttcttaatcttcgacagacatcgttataaaccatctaacgtaacaaaggtaagcataatatagttttccgactacgtacacagtttgcaactagacaatcaccttaatgcagtggttctcaaagtgtggggcgcgccccactagtggggaatacaggcatgacaggtggggcgcaataaacgggagggaattagtggaaaataataggaacgtatctattctaattcatgcttactttattgatttatttaatctttattttctttatcagacactcgaaactaaataatgacacacaaagaattggatcattaatacaagtaaattaaaataaatccgagaaaaagtggaaccatagtgcaacaataacggtttaacgtcggcatgttaattccagaggaacaatatataaggaaacattcggtattatatatgtaatttcatttattccaatgtgtatgctcatgtttctgtattttatcaggcagtactagtctggcatttctagtttccagtgtggtaacgAAGTTgttttttgatccttcaggcgctgaacagaagggaagatcaatatcgttctacgctttttgttgctgtgcggcattttgcgatgatccctaaatcattcggtgcgccgtagagaataatagtgtttatgcttttaaacatgtataatttaaggcggatgtagcttaaagacaatgtagagaggaaatacagtatatgtgagtatcttatttgcgggtttatttacgcagctattgaattcgaaGATGCGAATTTAAGACTAattttaccgcggacacaaacaggtgttatgcgctaaaatgccccctgccacggattgcccccctacataatctctatcaaatattatattaggacatgcattcaaaggtttattattatcaaatatattattactattataattaaccctaggcacgtgacagccgtcgagacgattaatacaaatcccccaaaatgattattttattttattttatttattttgcaggagTTTGTCAATGtagaaaaaacaaattatttatcacaaattacactaaataaatattgtttgtgttgAAAACTTACAGGAAACgacttttattataaaataagcaatttaaaaatataaatttggtatatgaaaaaaatatataattgatatattttgccccctataaaacctttttttaaatattgcttactttataattaaattaatttgttacaatttgtaatttgtaaaccataaacctatgaatttaggtgggcaatcTGTGgcgggggggcattttagaccataacacagtagcgtactgtatatagtgagcataataacatcaatggatacatttgttacatggaccacaaaaaagcaggtgattcggcactatcagcctaatcaactaaaaatccagccgaaaggaaaacatgatgaagcctatgttgcgcttggattcatggtggggatggtgagggcagaggagagacccatgtgtgttttgtgtcttaaaccgctggcagcagacagcatgagacaaagtaggaagacacttagagacaacacaccccagtcacgttaataagccacttaacttttttgaaagaaagctctagataagtgatgaagtaagcctgttataacaattgcacgtgtattttatctgttttgattgtgttggtgttatttgatcttactggtttagaaattgatatttcaataaatagtaaacttggccgttttcgttatcattttgttgacaagtggggcttgaaaattcgcccaccccttaagtggggaatgacagaaaatgtttgagaaccactgccttaatgcattgtttattataaacgtgcgattagggattatatagagacggatgtacacagagaagaagccataaccatgttctatgagagtataagttaacttacactccgcattcatcgtgattattagaaacggcgatctgcaaagagtcatagtaaaataaatcacactcatcgagcctggtgaagatgaagcaggaacacgaagcgttagtacagatccatttttaggagcagcttcctagtaaaacctgcttcatattgacccgcgtttataaagcagtctggtgaaaaatgattatcgcaaacatgaacgcatttaggtaaatcagcggggacgttagctttaaaaactaaattcagccactgcgtcctcagtggctcagatacctaaccctaggtaggtaccctaggtcactaaccctaggtagtggatgacgactgctgtgttcgctattacacccaacaactgtacacaacactcgcttaggcgtcattttgctccagcggcgaaaaaaaaatggccgacagcgtcttctcactcggggcgggtctttgctaaaacaccagtgtcaatcaacttgtgtaggaacgccctcttgtggtgtggcgtcacaaggcaaggcttttgcgattggcctgatttcagaagggggatgttactgtaataaacgaaaagaaaaccactgggcggctctttatcatcgtagagtggttgtgtacgcactctcctaacacacagttcagtccaaacagcttaaaatagtgcatgtagtgctgtatgacccctttaagccTCTTAAACGTCCTCCTCTCTACCTTAGGAGCTGATTTTAGAGATAAGTTGTttcatgaatcatttttatctttactaagatttagtccttaATATAAGGGTAAATTataagaaaatgtcaaaattcTAAGACTTTTCATAGAAATTCTACGTCAATAgaagcaacttttaggcttcagaagctttgtgaatacaagCCCTGGTCATCAGAGAACCGTTCAGCACTCTCACGctcacttcctctctctctctctctgtctcactttctctgtctctctcctaaATAGTGCCAGCTTTATTTATTCCACTCATCCCATAAGAAGATCAAGTCTTTAACACTCCTTACCGTGATCGTCCTCTGCAACGGCTTCCTGTTTGGTCTGAGGAACGTGTGGCAGCTGGCCTTCCACATATCCGTGGCCTTCCTCTCCACCCTCCTCATCCTCAACCGTAAATTACTGGACAGGAGCTCGGATTGCGGAGTGTGAGCTTACACACAGACGTGCACCTGACACCGAGACGTCTGCTTGTGCTTCTGTAAACACACGAGGTAGGACACATACAGGTAGCAGGGTGTAACACATGTCTGTCTCGAG is a genomic window containing:
- the sec22c gene encoding vesicle-trafficking protein SEC22c codes for the protein MSLIVFVLVARLRDGLPLSASTDFQHSRELQERKQQIRTVSKSLSSLPERGIIMGNELHIYFFTCEDVAYLSVCMCSVSAAVAFSFLEDVRWQFMASIDSSSVAQACRPYPFLEFDGVIQKLQQHYNQTGAPALGVTLSTVQEELNISPPQVLTMNEIQLSNGVANGHADQTASSGQTQRLEPVSAPGILSLILNIMCAALNLIRGVHLIEYTFQDDYDGLWNVVAFLVAFVCCICQCQLYLFHSSHKKIKSLTLLTVIVLCNGFLFGLRNVWQLAFHISVAFLSTLLILNRKLLDRSSDCGV